One Kineococcus aurantiacus genomic window carries:
- a CDS encoding roadblock/LC7 domain-containing protein, which produces MSVSTVSQNAQDVNFLLERFVDQTPGVEQAIGVSSDGLLMTMRADLARADADKLAATVSGLTTLAVSASRLLSKGPLSQVITEFGSGYLLVSSIAGRACLGVVTFADCDLGLVGYETTMLVERVGSLLTPELVTELKTSLQL; this is translated from the coding sequence GTGAGCGTCAGCACCGTCAGCCAGAACGCGCAGGACGTCAACTTCCTGCTCGAGCGCTTCGTCGACCAGACCCCCGGTGTCGAACAGGCCATCGGCGTCTCCTCCGACGGCCTGCTCATGACCATGCGGGCCGACCTGGCCCGCGCCGACGCCGACAAGCTCGCCGCGACCGTCTCCGGGCTCACCACGCTGGCCGTCTCGGCCTCGCGGCTGCTGTCCAAGGGGCCGCTGAGCCAGGTCATCACCGAGTTCGGCTCCGGCTACCTGCTGGTGTCCTCCATCGCCGGCCGCGCCTGCCTGGGCGTGGTCACCTTTGCCGACTGCGACCTGGGTCTGGTCGGCTACGAGACGACGATGCTCGTCGAGCGCGTCGGCTCGCTCCTGACCCCCGAGCTCGTCACCGAGCTCAAGACCTCGCTGCAGCTGTGA
- a CDS encoding metallopeptidase family protein produces the protein MVLRRRAQTRPHRRRDRHGRGLRGPLLPASLPAARTRAERFDDLVLDAVELLERRWAEQLAGVEFAVEDVPPSDPAPWEDDVVPLGRLFPAQGQRPARVVLYRRPLETRADGDELDDLVADVVVEQVAHLLDLPPEDVDPRYAD, from the coding sequence GTGGTCCTCCGACGCCGGGCGCAGACGCGCCCCCACCGCCGCCGCGACCGGCACGGTCGCGGGTTGCGCGGCCCCCTGCTGCCCGCGTCGCTGCCCGCGGCGCGCACGCGCGCCGAGCGGTTCGACGACCTGGTGCTGGACGCGGTGGAGCTGCTGGAGCGGCGCTGGGCCGAGCAGCTGGCCGGGGTGGAGTTCGCCGTCGAGGACGTCCCGCCGTCGGACCCGGCCCCGTGGGAGGACGACGTCGTGCCCCTGGGCCGGCTCTTCCCGGCCCAGGGGCAGCGGCCGGCCCGGGTGGTGCTGTACCGCCGCCCGCTGGAGACGCGGGCCGACGGCGACGAGCTGGACGACCTGGTCGCCGACGTGGTGGTCGAGCAGGTCGCGCACCTGCTGGACCTGCCGCCGGAGGACGTCGACCCGCGCTACGCGGACTGA
- a CDS encoding ATP/GTP-binding protein, which yields MSLHSEVAAPAAPVKRPPIPVKILVSGGFGVGKTTTVGALSEIEPLSTEAAMTSASVGVDYAGEGSEKTTTTVAMDFGRVTIDESIILYMFGTPGQDRFGFMWNDLADGALGGIVLVDPSRIDDCFVALDYFEKIGLPFVLAVNSFAGRSQLTLEQVRAAANVDPAVPVVALDARRREDVKRAVLTLLQLILSRARAA from the coding sequence GTGTCGCTGCACTCTGAGGTCGCCGCGCCCGCGGCCCCCGTCAAACGCCCCCCGATCCCCGTCAAGATCCTCGTCTCGGGGGGGTTCGGCGTCGGCAAGACCACGACCGTCGGCGCCCTGTCGGAGATCGAGCCGCTGAGCACCGAGGCCGCCATGACCTCGGCCTCGGTCGGGGTGGACTACGCCGGGGAGGGCAGCGAGAAGACCACGACGACGGTCGCGATGGACTTCGGCCGCGTCACCATCGACGAGAGCATCATCCTGTACATGTTCGGCACGCCCGGGCAGGACCGGTTCGGCTTCATGTGGAACGACCTGGCCGACGGCGCCCTCGGCGGCATCGTCCTGGTCGACCCCAGCCGCATCGACGACTGCTTCGTCGCGCTGGACTACTTCGAGAAGATCGGCCTGCCGTTCGTGCTGGCCGTCAACTCCTTCGCCGGCCGCAGCCAGCTCACGCTGGAGCAGGTCCGCGCCGCCGCCAACGTCGACCCCGCCGTCCCGGTCGTCGCCCTCGACGCCCGCCGGCGCGAGGACGTCAAGCGTGCGGTGCTGACCCTGCTGCAGCTCATCCTGTCGCGCGCCCGGGCCGCCTGA
- a CDS encoding DUF742 domain-containing protein, whose translation MSPAGFDPEDLDEFDEFDRPFLGGAATPAAPAVPSSAVVEEGEGDGEVRAYLLTGGRTGGGAAGIAMETTAVLTPVGEFAVAGGTLPFELGQVAATCAQARSVAEVAALVGIPLGVAQVLVGDLVARELLITTSTAKSLAFDVSFIERLINGVAAL comes from the coding sequence GTGAGCCCCGCCGGGTTCGACCCCGAGGACCTCGACGAGTTCGACGAGTTCGACCGTCCGTTCCTCGGGGGTGCTGCGACCCCGGCCGCTCCCGCCGTCCCCTCCTCCGCCGTCGTGGAGGAGGGGGAGGGGGACGGGGAGGTGCGGGCCTACCTGCTCACCGGGGGCCGCACCGGCGGCGGCGCGGCCGGCATCGCCATGGAGACCACCGCCGTCCTCACTCCGGTGGGGGAGTTCGCCGTGGCGGGCGGGACGCTCCCGTTCGAGCTGGGCCAGGTCGCCGCGACCTGCGCGCAGGCCCGGTCCGTGGCCGAGGTCGCCGCCCTCGTCGGCATCCCGCTGGGGGTGGCCCAGGTGCTGGTCGGCGACCTCGTCGCCCGAGAACTGCTCATCACGACGTCCACCGCGAAGTCCCTCGCGTTCGACGTCTCGTTCATCGAGAGGTTGATCAACGGTGTCGCTGCACTCTGA